The nucleotide sequence GTTCATTGATTTTTCTTCGGAAGGGGTCTCTAAAATCGTTCGCCAAAATTCCATAAGTTGATAGGTTGTTTTACCATAAAGTATTACGTCTCCTTGGTTTAAAAGTTCCGTATAATGATAGTGAATTTCGACATCGGGCATCCCAACAGTATGGTCGCAAACGCCATCAAGTGTCATATTGATTGCTGCTATTATTTTTCTCACAATTGTTCTAATTGGGTTACTATTTTTTCACTTCCAAAGATAAGGATTACCATTTTTTATTTCGAGGCGTTAATCCATTCGTTTACAATTGTTGTCATTTCCGTTTTTCCATTTTCGATATCTTGCCTACTTTTAAAAGTTATAATGGCTCTGTCATTTTCTTTCCAAACTAACATTTTACTTTTATTGGCTATCAATTTATCTTTTGGTTGTTCTTGCTTTTTTGCACCTCTATGAAATATTAGTTGCACCTGTTTAGTAGGTGGCTGAATTCTCATCGTAATTCGGTCTTCATTGTCAACGCAATAATTAGGACCATTCCATTTTATGTTTTCTGTCAAAGAAAGGTTTGCAGCCAAAATACAATTGCGTAATTCTTCAATTTCATTTTTGAACGGATGGTTTTGCTCGTCTAAAAATTGGGTTACTGTTGCGCTTTTATTTTCCATTTCTTTTCCTTTATTTATATCAGATAGTTTTATTTTGAGAATGAATCAGAATTTTTATTTACTTTTTTGTCGCAATTTCCATCACTATATTTTTTTCTTTGAATTTCTCCGTACTCTTCCATAGTCATTATATGAGGTTCGAATTTTTGTTGTAATACAACCACCGTTTTCATTCTGTCGATTCTAAAATTCCGAAATTCATTTCTCAATCGACACCATGCGACAACAATCCAATCTTCAGAAAAACTGTGATAAATAGCAAAAGGTTCAATGTCTCTGAGATTGGATTTGGTTTCAAATTCTTTTTGATAGCCAATTTTTAAAACATCAAAATTGGTCAAAGCACCTTGTATGGTCGATAAAAAATTGCTCGTTTTTTCATTTTCCCAATTTTTTCCAATTACGGTTCTTTGGGATAGGAAATCGGCTTTTGTTTTTTCGTCTTTTCGCAAGACAGCTTTTACTTTATTAATGGCTTTGTTGAATTCGTTTATCAGTGATTCGTCTTTGGTTTTTGCCATCATTTTTTCGGCAAAAATGAGTGCATTAGCCTCTGATTCTGTAAACATAACTGGTGGGATTTTATAACCATCCATTAAGGTGTATCCTTTTCCTTCAACGGCAACTATGGGTACATTGGCTTGTTCCAAAGCCGCTAAATCTCTATACACAGTTCGTTTGCTAATTTCAAATTGTTCGGATAATTGCTCTACAGAAACATACAAATTCGATTGTAATTTTAAATGAATCGCTGTCAATCGGGATAGTCTCGAAATATTATCAGTATATGCCATAGAATAATTTTTAGACCTTTAAAAACGGAATTTCATCTGCTAAGACTTCAATATAAAAACCACAATCAGTTACTATTTTTAGAATAGCATCTTGGTTTAATTCTTTATCAATTGTATCGATCCTTAAAATACGATCGCAATCTTCCAAATCAAAATCAATTTTATAGCTAGGAAAACTTTTTTTGAGCTGGTTATAAACTTTTTTTGCCTGATCAATTTTGATAATATTGGTTTTGTAAATTTCTATCATTTGGAACAATCATTAAATTTATAATACAAAGAAATTCAATTATAGTGACAACCCTTTGACAGTTGTTTTTGACTTAAACAATCATTTTCTTAAAATTTTATCCATTGTCTTGCCTTTGGCCAATTCGTCCACCAACTTGTCCAAATACCGCACTTGCTGAATCACTTTATCTTCAATTTCCTCAACACGATACCCACAAATTACTCCAGTAATTTTAGAAACGTTTGGATTCATTTGAGGAGCTTGGGCAAAAAAGTTTTCAAAATCAGTTTTATTGTCAATTTGCTCTTGCAATGTTTGTGCATTGTATCCCGTCAGCCAAAAAATAATTTCATCTACCTCTGCTTTTGTACGCCCTTTTCGTTCTACTTTTTTTATGTAAAGAGGATAGACCGTGGCAAAAGGCATTTTGTAAACACGTTGATTATTTTTATCGTTCATTTTGTTTTTTTATAAATAGTATCGTAACTGCTTAATTTGTTACATTTTATAGTCTTAAAAAGTGAAAATATTTTATATTAACTGTGAATTCATAAAATAGATCATAGCTCCAGAGAGAAATTTAGCAAAATGAGGTTGTGCTTTTCCATCCACCATAGTGAATCTCTCGTCATCTAGATATAATTTTCCTAATCCTTTATATTCCTTTTTTTGAGTGTCAAAAAGACCAGCTGTTCCCCAAAGTTTTCTTATATTAGAATAGTGTCGTGCTACTTCTAATTGAACCTCTTCAGTTTCTGCACTTTTTGAAGATAGTTTAAACAAGTTTTTAAATATTTCTTGTTGTTCCTTTTTCAGTTGTTCCAGTTCCTCTTTTTCCTCTTTGGATAGTTTTTTTAAATAATTCTCACTTGTTTTAACGGCATTACTACCATATTTTTCAATAGCTTCATCACGAAGTTTTTTGCTTTCTTTTTTAGAAAAACCTTCATACAATTCGTTGTCTGTAATCATTTTTTTGTTTTTTAAATTAGACATTGTTTTCTCAATTGTATTCAGCATTACAGCAATTTGTTCTTGCTTTGATGTAAGAGTCCTTTTGTGATTTTCAAGCGCTTGAACCAAATCAAAATCAGGATATTCTAAAGTTTCTATAATTTCTTGAAGGGAAAAATCGAGTTCTTTATAGAAAAGGATTTGCTGCAATTTCAACAATTCATTTTCTCCATACAATCTGTACTTAGCCTCGGTACGGATGGCAGGTTTTAGTAACCCAATAGCATCATAGTGATGCAGTGTGCGAACACTTACACCAGCTTATTTTGACAATTCCTTTACTGAATACTTTTTCATTTTTTATTAATTAACAATGCAAAGTAAAGACATAACGATACGTATGAGTCAAGTGTTTTTTAAATTATTTTTCTTCGACTATTTTACTTAAAACTAACCAATTGTATTTTTTATTGTTTTCTTTTTTAAAATCAAAGCACTTACAAGTGAAACGATTAATCCTAGCGGTAAGACTTCGGCATAGGTTATTAGCACTACAAAAAATGGATTTTTATACATTTCTTTGAAGTTTGCCATTTCTTGGGTTTTAGTAGCCAATTCAGTTGCAGGTGTTTCTTTTAATACATGTGGTATGTAATGGTCTAAAAAATCTGGAACAAATAAATAATAGTAAAATAACCAAACAGCAACGTATATTGTTGAGGCAATTACAGCAATTAAAGCTCCTGTTTTTAATGCTTCTTTGAACGAAATAAATCCATTCAACTGCTTGTTTCGATAGTTTTTCACCCCAAAAAAGATTAAAGAAAGTATAACAACCATTGAGGCATAACCTATAACATCATTACTTTTAAAATCAAAATCGGAATAACATAAATTCACTGTGTAAATCATATTAATACATAAGACAGCGCCTAGTATTAACCCAAAAATAAGAACGCTTTTTTTCATAGCTTTTGTTTTTTAAATTAAATTCAAAACTAAAAATTATATGAAATACCCTATTCATACTTTAGTACCAAATTGAAAATTTCTATACAAAAAAATCAATTATTTTATTATTTGTAAGCGTTTTGCTTTTTCTATTACTTGCGTTCTACTTTTGACATCCATTTTCAAAAATAGATTTGAAATATGTGTTTTTACAGTGCTTAGTGTAAGAAATAAATTTTGAGCAATGGTTGCGTTACTGTATCCTTTTGCTAAAAGAAGCATTATTTCATATTCACGATTGCTTAAATTTAATTTTTTTAATTCCGCTTCGTTAATCGTAAATTCGTTTTTAAATACAACTATTTCTTTTTCAATAACAATAGTTTCGACTTTGGGTTTTGTCAATTGGGTCGCTATCCAAACTCCCAGAATGGTAAAAAATAAAGCCACTAAACCCACATAAATATCTACAGAATTATCAATAATTAGAAATTTCCATTGCAACCATTTTAGAATAAAAACTAAAATAGCGAGCAGAAAACCATATAGTATAATGGGTTTATTTCTTTTAAAAATTGTCTTTAATATTGTCATTTTGAAGGTTAAAGAATTAAATTACTCCTTTTTAAACGGGAGTCCAGTATTGGTTTCTGACAACTGCTTTAAACTTTGCACAAAAGAATTCCAACCCTGTTCACATATTTCATAACATTCCGATTGTGGGGTTAGCCCAACGTGAGTTAAAGAAATAGTTGTTTCTAGATTTTTATTTTCCAATTCCCAGATAATTTTAGTGTCTTTCCATTCGGTATTATGCGGTAATTCTGGAATAGCAATCAAGGTGTCTGTACAAAGCCAAACTATTTTTTGATTTGGAATAAGTTCCAAAATTTTCATTGTTTTAAATGTTGACCCAAAACGCACTGTAAATTCATCATTAATTTTATTTGATGATCCGGAAAAATCCTCAGTCCACCAATCGGGAATACGGTTTATTAATGCATCGAAAACGACATCAGCGCTAGCATTTACTGTAAAATTATTTTTAAAATTGGGTTCTAAAAAATCTTTCAAATTAGTATTGACAATTGCATTCCAACCTGCTTCAAAATTACCAATTGCAAAATCAGGGTTATTTTGTGGGAATGTTTCAATGCCAGAATGGGTAAGCTTTAGTTTAGTTTGGTTTTCGTTTACAGGAATTAATTCAAAAATAACCAATGAATTTCCTTCAAAACCTTCGTATCTCCAAGTGTAAGCTAGTTTTTGTTCTTGAATAACTTCCACAATTTTACAAAGATGAACATATTGTTTCTCTGGACTTGGACCACCAGTAAATTGAAATTTAAAACCAATTTCTACTTTGAATTCTTCCAAATCAAAATACCATTGTTTCATTAATTCTTTTTCGGTCAATGCTTTCCAAACGAGTGGGAGAGGAGCATTAAAAACGCGTTCGATTATTATGTTTTTGTTTTCCATTTTTAAATATCTTTAAATTTCTAGTTTACTTTTTAAATTCTAATTTATTGTCGGTTAGGATTTTTTGAAGTTTTGGCAAAGAACTTTTTCCCATTCCGTGAAAACTTAAAATTTCTTTTTCGCTAAATTTTGAAAGTTGTTCTACAGTGATTATTCCGTTATTTTCCAAAGCCCGTCGAGCAGGAGCTCCAAGCAATGATAAAAAGTTATCTTTTGGTTTTCTATTTTCTTCACAAACAGGACAAGTTGGACAATCGGAACTTTTATAAAATTGGTGTCCTTCTGAACAAGTCTTTAAAATTTTTAATGGCTTCATAGTGTTCTCATTAAAATTATAGATGCTATTATCTAATTTTTCCTTCTATTAATAATTCATCCAATTGCTCAAAAATAGCAACAACACCGCTTTCAAATCCACTTTGTACCATTTCATCTCGATCTTCAATGGATCGAAATACATCTTGAATAATAAGTTTTGTTTTGTTGTTGCTTAACTCTTCAAAAGTGAAAATTTCCAAACACACTTGTCCGCCTTTTGGTAAATCTTCCATTTCAGCCGTTTGAATCATTCTTTCTGGCGCCACAATTTCGTGTATCACCCCTTTGAAAGTGCAATAAATTTTATCTGCTCCATCAGAATGTGTCCAACTGTAAGATCCTCCATTTTGGAAATCTGCATAATTAAACTTCATTTTTATTCCAAAAGGGGCATAAAATTGCAATAGTATTTCAGGTGTGGTAAATGCCTTAAATACTAATTCTCTTGGTGCATTAAATTCTCTTGTTATAAAAAGCTCTTGTCTATTTGGTTCTGCTGTAACAACGGTTGGATTTGCCATAATAGTGGGTTTTAGATCATTTTTAGTTTAACTATTTTTTCAATTAAGTCAAAAGGAATGGGATTTTTGAACGGAAAATGAATACTATCTTTTGTGCCTTTCGCTCTGTATTTCGAAAGTTCATTTTCTATTTCATCCAATCCATACATAGGATACATCCCAATATGATTTTTATATGCCGCTACATAAATATGGGTCTTGTTTAATTTAAAAGCCGGCATATTGTAACGTATCGATTCCTCAACTTGTGGAGCTGTTTTTTTTATCGTTTTTATTATTTTGTACAACAACTCTTGATGAAATTCGGGTTGAATTGCAATGTATTCCTCAATTGATTTTGGTTTAGGTGTATTCATTTTTTTTTTAGTTTAAAACCAAAAGTTTTAGCTTTTCATTTCGCAACCAAATACTTCCCCAAACAATGATTCCAAAAATCACAGGAAAAACAATATTGAACATTGGATCTTTGTGGATAACGTGAGTTGCAACTGCACCACCAAGCCAGCCTGTTATGAGGATAGCACCAATAATTACTGTTCTGGGGATAGCATATAAAAGGATAGCTATAAGTTGCACAATACCTAAATAGAGCATAGCTTCTTTAGGGTACCCCATTTCAACTGCGCCTTTTATAGCTTCTTCATTTTGTGAAAGATTCATAAAAGCACCCATTAAGAACATTAGGACTATAATACCTTGTAGAATGTAGGATGTCCATACAATTGCTTTCGATATTTTTTTGATTGTTTCCATAGTTATTGATTTTAGTTAGTTAAATTTTTCGAGTGCTTTTAAAGTTTTAAATTTGAGTCAGAATAGAAAAACTATTCATTTTTATCATTTCCTTTGGCTAGAAAATTATTTATCAATGGAATAATAACAAAGTCAGTTTCTTTATAATTTGGTTTTAATGTGGTAATTTCTCCCATATACGTACCGTGACCCCCAGGAACAATTGCTAATTCAGAATTTGGAATAAGCCTTTGCATTTCAATGGCGTGTTCAGGAGTAACAACATCCTTGTCTCCAATAACGATTAAAGTAGGTACTTTGATGGATTTTATTTGCTCCTCTGAAATGTTCGTAAAAGTTTGCATTCTTTGTACATCTCTTTCATACATTTGACGGAGTGCTATGGTATCTGGGTTTATTTCTAGAAATGCATCTTTGTACATTTGGGGCATACCTTCAAACGAGGGGTTATTCATCATATCCCAAAACCAATCTGGAGCACCAGATTTTTTATAAAATGTAGATGCTACAATGATTTTATCGGTCATTTCTGGATGTCGAATGGCAAACTGAAGCGTTGTGCTTGCTCCATTGCTAAAACCAAAAATGGTTGCTTTTTTAATGTTGAGTTGCTGAAGTAATGAGGCAATATCATCGGCATCTTGCTCAAATGTGAGTGGTGTATCTCGGTCTGCCGTATGCCCGTGAGCTTGCATCTCGACAGCAATTACTTTATTCGTTTTTGCCAGTGTAGCTAAAATTCTTCCAAAAGTCGTTTGAATTGTAGAACCACCACCGTGAATTAATACTAATGGATTGCCTTGTCCGTGAACTTCATAATACATTTTTAGTCCATTTACTTCCATATAACTTAAGGAATTATTTTCAGTTGCTTTCATTTGATTTCTTTCAATTTTATTTTTTGTGGCACTACACGAGAGTAGAATAAGTAGTAATAATACTGAATAAATGACTGTCTTTTTCATTCTAATTTTTTTGATGGAGAAGCAATTGCATTTTATCTAACATTTGTAACCAACTAGGATAGGCACCCGTTTTTATTGCTAATTCTTGAGAAACTGTTTGATGCAATTCCATTCTTGTTTTAGTATTTTCTTTTTTGAAAGTAATGGTAACCAATGTTTGCCCTGGCCAATCAGGATCCATTCCGATTTTGGTAGGGTCTGTCGGATTACCATTTTCATCTGCGTTAATCATTGTAAATACAATTTTCGAATTTGGTACAACTTCTTTGTATTCACCAATACACCAACAATTGCCATATTCAGGATTCGAAATGCACGAATGGAACTTTCCAAACCAAATCAAGATTTCCTAAAAACTCACGTTCAATAGCAACAGTATGATTTTCTTTATTGATTTTAAAATCGAATACTAAGTTATTTTTCATTTTACAAGGATTTTAGGTTCGTTAAATATTCGGCTAATTTTTCTACGTTTTGTTTTAAACCTTCATCTGCTTTGTGGGCTTTTACTACCGCTTCAAACATTTCTTCTGTTTCAAATAACATCGTCCAATCCATTAGAGTTTCTTCTCCTTGAGATTCAAATAAAACAGTAGTAATGAAATTTGGATTAAAATGTTCAAACACAATTTTTTTGTATGGGATGATTTCTTTGTAAATACTCCTATTCGGATAATTTGTTCCATCAGGACCGTGCATAGTGAGTTTCCATTCACCCCCTACCTCAACATTCATATTGTGAATGGTAGTAGAAAATCCGTTGGGTCCCCACCAGTTTGCAATAAGTTCTGGTTCTGTCCAAGCTTTCCAAACAAGTTCTATTGGAGCTTTAAAAATTCTATTAATGTTTAATTGTCTGTTTTCTGTATTCATTATAACGGTTGTTTATTGATTACTATTCGTCTTTTGATTGTGATTGCATTTTAAGAAGCAATTGGTCTAATTGGTCAAAACGGTCTTCCCATAATTTCTTAAATGGGGTTAACCAGTCGGCAACTTCTTTCATTTTTTCGGGGTTAAAGTGATAGTAAATTTCTCTGCCCGATTGCACTTGATTCAAAAGTTCACATTCGGTCAAAATTTGAATATGTTTTGAAATAGCCTGCCTACTCGAATCAAAATTGGCTGCAATGGCATTGGGAGTCATGGCTTGTACTGCAATCAATCCTAAAATTGCTCTTCTCGTGGGGTCGGCTATTGCCTGAAATACATCTCTTCTCATTATCTTTTTATTAAAAACGCAACTAATTAGTTGCAAATATATATGCAATTAATCAGTTGCGCAAGTGATTTAAAACTTTTTCTTAAAAATAACACCCAATCAAGAATAGTTTAGGCTCATTATTTTCAAAAAAATAAACAAAAACTGTTAAATTTATTTTAGTGAATATTGTAGCCCTCCAATAATAGCCATTCCGTTTGATTGCACTATTTCTGTTTGTTCTTTTTTGACCACCCCACCCACATATATTTTGGCGGTCAAGGTTTTGCCAGGAGTCGCACCAAATACTGAGGCATTAATTGTGGGAGCAAAAAAACCATTTGGTGCTACTATTTCTTTTGTCCATGGCAAAGCAGAAGGAACTGCATTTGACCCTGAACTAGACCCTGTGATATAGGTTACATCAAAGGTGCCAGTAGCAGTTCCAGACACTTCATACTTTACATTTCGGCTGTCAGTTGGCGTACTTGCATTATCATTGCTATTTGCATCATCTTTGCTGCAAGATAGTAGTAGTGCAAAAGTCATAAACGAAATTCCTGTTTTTAATAGATTCATTGTTTTCATACTTGTTTTTGATTTATAATTATAATTATTGAGTACTAAATTTTTCTATACTTCGTATTTATTTTAAGATAATTCACTAAGGTTTACTTTCATCATCAAGCTTTTTTTTATTGAATGGTATAATTCTTTACATCGGCTTCGCTCAATCTAAAATAGCCAAAAGGGTAATTTTCTGAATTTGTTTGATTGATAATATTCCCTTTTACTGTTACAGGTGGCGATTGAAAAGGGCCAGAACCCAAAGAACCTGATGCGTTTAATAGAATATTCATATAATCAAAATAATCTTTTGAGACACCATAATGCGTTATCGCTACTTGCTCGCCGGCTTTTGTGTTTTCTTCGAGAATTAAACTAAAAAAAGTGTTTCCTTCAAAAAAAAGGTCGTCATCTAAAGCATATTGTGGTTTAGCGTTTTTTGAGAATTTGAATTTGTAGAGGTAATAATTTTCGGTATTGGCGGGGTCATTAAAAAATGTTTTTAATTTCAAAAAATTAGTTCCAAATCCGGACTGAATTTCTTGAGTTACTGTGGTTATTGCAGCTACAGATTTTAAAGTTTCGGTGGCGGTATAAGTTTGACCTTCACTAATGATGGTCAAAAAATATCGCTCATCAATCACAGGAACAAAATTGGCGCACTCATAAACCCCTGTATTTGATTTTTCTATAAAATTAAAAACAACATTCGAACTGTTTTTTACAAAAACCGTTGCACCAGAAACTGCAGGAATACTATTGGTATAATAATCTGTTGTTTTGGATAATTTGATGGTTTGATTATTTCCAGCAGTTCCTTTTTGCCAAGTGATAGAAGCGTCAATAACCAATTTTGGTTCGGCCGTTTTGAGCGCAACCTCAACCACCTCTGTACAGCTACTAAACAGTAAAACTGTTACTAGTAGGGTTATAAATTTTATTGTATTTTTCATAATATATATTTTTTTAAAATTTAAAATTGTAGCTAATGGCCGGAACCATCCCAAAAATTGAAGTTCTGATGGCTTCATTATTCCCAGTATCCAGATTTTGTTTAAAATTGATGGAAGCAGTATTCTGGCGATTGTACAAATTGTAAATACTAAAAACCCATTCTGTTTTCCAATTTCGATTATTGTTTTTATGAGGCGTAAGGGTTGCCGAAATATCCAAATGATGATAGGCAGGCAATCTATTTTCGTTTCTTAATCCATAACTTGGCACTAGAATATCTTGGTAGGTGTATTGACCATTTGGGTAGGTTACGGGTTGCCCGGATTGGAGAATAAAATTGGCTCCAAAACTCCATTTTTTATTTAAGTTGTAAGAACTTGTAACAGCAATATTGTGTAATTTGTCGTAGGCCGAATGGTACCATTGGCCGTTGTTTATGCCAATTTCTGAACTATTTCTGCCCGGTGTTTGTTGTTCCGATTTTGATAAAGTATAAGAAATCCAACCGGTCAATTTTCCCTCATTTTTTCGGATTAAAAACTCTAAACCATACGAACGCATTTGTCCGTTTAGAATAACTTGCTCAATGGCCTCATTGGCAACCAAATCTGCTCCATCAATATAATCCATTCTGTTTTGGTTTTTTTTATAAAAAGTTTCAATTTCAAGAGAATATTTGTTTGTATTAAAGTTTTTAAAATACCCCAAGCCAACTTGGTCTGCAATTTGTGGTTTTATATAATTATCACTGGGCATCCAAACATCTAGCGGTGTAGGCGAAGAAGTATTTGAAACTAATTGTAGGTATTGCACCATTCTATTATAACTCGCTTTTATTGATTGATTTTCGGTCAATTGATAAGCGATAGACATTCTTGGTTCTAGGTTATTATAGCTTTGAATGGTTTTGTTTTGGTCATAAAACTGGGTTGCAATAGGGGTCGCTTTTTGATAGGTTTGCGTATTTTGATTATAAGCTACGGGTTGGTCATTGGCATATCTATTTATTGTTGATTGCCCTAATCTATAAAACAAACTATAACGCAAGCCATAAGAAAGGGCTATTTTGTTAGAAAGTTGCTGTTCGGCATCAAGATAAATAGCGGGTTCAAAAGCATATTTTTTGTCAAATTGATTAAAATTTATCCCCGAATTTGCAGTTGTTGGTGCTACTGTACCTGGATTAAAATCATAATAAATACCATTGACACCAAAATTTAATTTGAATGAATCAGAAACATAATTCTTAAAATCATATTTGATATTGTAATTTTTAATTCCAGATTTCCATTCAAAATCAGCCAAGTCAATGCCTATTTTATAATAATAATCGCTAAAAATTAAGGATAAGTTTGAAAATAATTTATTATGAAACAAATGATTCCAGCGCAAGTTAAAGGTTGAATTGCCATAAGTATTGGAAAAACTTTTGCTTATACTAAGCAAATCTCGACCAAAATAACCCGACAAATAGACATTGTTATTTGCATTTAATTTATAAGAAAATTTCGCGTTCAAATCATAAAAATAAGCAGCATTATTTTTTTGTTCTTCAGAAAGTTTTAAAAACAAATGCGCATAAGAGGCACGACCACCAATAAGAAAAGAGCCTTTGTTTTTTACAATTGGCCCCTCGGCCAATAATCTACTGGAGATTAACCCAATACCTCCGTTGAGATGAAAACCCGTACTGCTGCCATCTTTTTGATAAATATCCAAAACCGAAGATGCCCTGCCGCCATATCTTGCGGGGATGCCGCCTTTGTATAATTTTAAATCCTTTATAGCATCTGGATTAAAAACAGAAAAGAAACCAAAAACATGAGAGGAGTTAAAAATTGTAGCTTCGTCCAAGAGTATTAAATTTTGGTCTGCACCACCGCCACGAACATTAAAACCAGAAGCTCCCTCGCCAGCATTTGTAACTCCGGGTAGCAACAAGATGGATTTGAGTACATCAACTTCGCCCAAAACAACGGGCATTTTTTTTATAGCAGCTATTGAGAGCTTGTTGACACTCATTTCGGGTTTAGAAATGTTTGTTTTTCTACTCTCAGAGATTACAACCTCGTTTAGCACTTCTTCAATTGCAAAAAGGCTGAAATTAGTTTTAATATTTTTGTCCAGATTGACTTTGGTTGCTAGGGTTTGAAACCCCAGATTGCTTATTTGAACCGTATAACTGCCCTCTGGAATTGTTATGGAATAAAAACCATACTCATTGGTTGTAGTGCCTGTTTTGAGTTCAGGAAAATAAAGAGTTACGCCAATTAAGTTTTCGTTGTTCTTACCGTCAGAAACAACGCCGCTCAAAGTAAATTTTGGTTTTAGCAATTCTTTGGCATTGGTTTCTTGCGAAAATACAGTACCAAAAAAAAGTAGCAAGAATGCTGTTAAGAGATAAATTAGTTTTGTGTCCATAATGATTTTGTCTAAATTGATACATTTATTTAGACAAAATTCTATGATTAAAACCAATGCTACAATATTGTTATGCAAAGCACATAAAGATGCCTGCAAACGGGTATAAAAAGTCTGCAAGCATTAAATGGAGACTTATATTTTATTCTTAATTAATTCAAAAAAAAGGTCTTTGTAGGTTTCTGAAATCGGAATGATTGTATTGGCAACTTTTATTCGCTTGCGTTCTACAGATTCTATTTTATTAATAGCCACCATATAGGATTTGTGTACTCGGCAAACTAATGTCGAGGGGATTATTTGCTCCAATTCGCCAAAATTTTGCAAAGTCATGATTCGTTTATTGATGGTGTGAATTTTACGATAATCCCTCATGCCTTCTATAAACAAAATGTCGTTTAAATTTATTTTTTCGAGCCTATTTTCTGTTTTCACAAAAATATAATCGTGTTGAGCAATTATTGGTTGGGTTTTACTTTCCTGTACTCGGTTTACGGCTTTCAAAAACCGCTCAAAAGTAAAGGGTTTTAATAAGTAATCAGCAACATTTAGTTCATATCCTTTTAAAGCATATTCTTGGTAGGCTGTGGTTATAATGACTTCACTTTCTATTTTTGAACTTTCGAGTAACTCAATACCAGATAATTCGTCCATATTAATGTCTAAAAAAAGCAAATCAACTGTATTTGATTTTAAAAAAGAAAGTCCATCAAGGGCATTGTCAAAAGTGCCACACAGCTTTAAAAAAGGAATTTTAAGCACAAAACCTTTGGTTCTCTCAAGAGCCAAAGGTTCGTCTTCTATAATAATGCAAGATAGTTTATCCATTATTGATGATTAATTTTACGGTATAAAAATCGACTTGATTGTTTAATTCTAAAGTATGTTGTTTTGGATAAATCAAATCTAAGCGTTTTTGAATCAATACATTACCCAAACC is from Flavobacterium sp. NG2 and encodes:
- a CDS encoding LytTR family DNA-binding domain-containing protein; the encoded protein is MDKLSCIIIEDEPLALERTKGFVLKIPFLKLCGTFDNALDGLSFLKSNTVDLLFLDINMDELSGIELLESSKIESEVIITTAYQEYALKGYELNVADYLLKPFTFERFLKAVNRVQESKTQPIIAQHDYIFVKTENRLEKINLNDILFIEGMRDYRKIHTINKRIMTLQNFGELEQIIPSTLVCRVHKSYMVAINKIESVERKRIKVANTIIPISETYKDLFFELIKNKI